The DNA segment AAGCCTTCTCATCATCTCTGCTTAAAGCCTGAAGTCATCACCCCCCCTACTGCCGTAACAAACCAGGACCTTTGAGTTGAGTTGCACTGTGTAAAGTCCAGAAAAGTAAAGTTCTTGCTAGGAACCATGAGCAAAAATTTCTTCCAAACACATCCCCAAGATTAGGCCCAGGACAATAATCCACCATGTCCtgtttaaagttacttttgcacAATAAAATGACTAATAAAGAAGAAGACgtatgaaaaaaacaatactttattgttaaaaaaaatatacaaacagTATCAATTTAATCCCAAAAGACGTTTTTGTATTGTAACCAGTGGAAACCATCTTCCTTCCCTTGAGTCTAAATGCAACCTATTTATTGACATGCTCACGCAGCTCTTCAAACTGCGTGCTAGTTTGGATGCATGCCTTAATAGCTGTTCAACAAGTCAATGTCCTCTGCAGTAAGAGTTAGTGAGGATGAACGTTTTCCCAGAGGGCTTTCATGTGAAGTGTCACACGTTTCCGACTGAAGCCTCCTTTTTCTGGGATCATGGCAGGGAGTCTCTAAGTCATTTGCCCTGGACGAAACCTGTTTTTCTCTTACGTCACTGTTCGCCGGCCTGTAGAAGTGCAGTCTCTCACTCTTATCCTCTTCCGTGCTCTTGTGAGTCAGAGGTCTCGCATTCAGTACTGTTCTGACAAACTTCTGCCTGCCAACTACAGAAAAGACAAATTTTAAAAGTGtccaattatttatttaaaaataggcCATCTCTGTGTAAATATGATGAACTTACAAAAACGAAGTGCTGATATTCTTGATTCTTCAACTTTCTTCTGTTTTGGCATTTGTGAGCTATTCATTTCCCACTGGTTTACAACCTGAAAACACACTAAACATTACTTCCTGACacttcttatttaaaaaaaacagttgtgaTCACAAGTTTAAATCCATTCATCATGGTATGAATTTCATAGTTATTCtgggcttttatttatttgagctGTAAAACAGGATATGTTTTTATAGCACTCATTGACTTGACCATCAGCAGAACAATGGGGAAGTCAATGAAGATATAAGAAGAATTGTGGATTTACACAAGTTTCGAAGGTTTCTTGGAGCCAtttctaaagaactgcagattCCAAGATCATCAGTTGAAACAATGCTACGTAAGTTATTCTAAAGAACTTTGACATTCCAGACCTTTGACAAGGTCTGGAAGATCACCAAACTGTCACCCCCAGATGAAAGTAAATTACTTAAGCTATTCAGGAACAACCCAGAAACTACCAATACCCAAGCCTGCCTTGAACCGGAAACGACTGTAACACCAGCATTACGGTCCACACTGAAGGAAGTTTTAAATGGCCATGGACCAAGAGGGTGCTGACTAAGATAAAAGGGGGACTGAATTTTGCTGCTCCCTACATGGACAAAACCAAATGCCATCTGGAGAATTTGTTTATGTTCAGACGACACAAAGATTGAACTATTTAGCCACAATGACAGGAGATATGtttggaaaaataaaggtgaggctttcaaacctaagaacactgTATCAACTCTCAAGCATGAcagtggtagcatcatgctttGAGTCTGTTTGCTGCCAGTGGTACTAGTACACTGCACAAAGTGGTTTAAATAATGAAGGAGCACTCCCTCCAAAAGTccacctcaaatcaacagctaAGGGgttgaagcttgcacacaattgtgttccaacaggacaatgttCCCAGACAGATCAAAATTGGTTTTGGTTGAGGTGCAACTTGCTaagggacatttaaccaaatgTTGGTGAGGGTGTATGTATGAGTGGAATACAGAAATTTCAGAATACATTCAAACATGTgcacccaattcttgttttttaaagttattaaagaTGTGTACAATACAGTGATTCCACCTTGGGGGGAAatattcaaagaaatcattaaaagcccccaAATTACCATCGTCATGCCCATAATGAGTCTATGTAAACATCTGACCACAACTCTATACTTCTATCAATGTCAAATCCGCATTTAAACATACTTACCTGCTCAGCCCAACCTTCTGTCTTGCATCTTGAGTGTTCAAAGGTATCCAGTGGTTTCTCAGAATAAATTAGTCCTAACAGGTTCGACATCGTTGCCTTCAATTCTGTGCCAAGCTAGAGGTATACATTACATTTAGATGTCAGTATAACAATGAGCCACAGCTAAGTGTTACACACAACTGTTGATGTTATACCTTCAAACTGGTTCCAGATACATCAAGATTTGCAAGTTTTGGGAGACATGTGAGGTATCCGAGAGCCCTCTCTGAGATATTGTTGTCTGGAAAAGACAGAATATAGCTGATCAACATTTTATAATGGTGTGAGTTTTGAATACTTCAAATCTGGAGGGGATGGTACTTGTGCCATCACCATGGAATCAACTAATAGTTTGGTAACCAACAGGAAATATCCAGAAGCTGAAGACTGTCCAGGCCCTTGTGCATCATCCGGATAGGTGCGGTCAGTCGTTGGAGGCCAGCATCTGACAGGCTGTTACTGCCgatgaaaagctgaatcaggctgctaaagtggaaaaaaaatgttagcaacagcttttattaaatcttccatgtaatttctttaaaaatgcaaTACCTTGCTAGTGAGGTGGATGTTAGATGTTGAAAAAGCTCATGATTGTCACCCAGTTTGCAGCCAAACAAATCCAGAGACTTCAAActatgaaatgtttttatttcatccaTTCGCTCGTGGAGAAGTGGAAACCTgcagaaataaaagaggaacAACAAATGCTAGCTGTCCGTggtaaagaagaaaaggaacctCGCAGTTTTTTGGTGGCAGTCCGACTCACCTGTTTCGTAAACACAGTGATTCAAGTACCATGCCTCCATATGCATCACTGAATAACTGCAGGGCTTTTGAAGAAATTTCTGGGTTTAAAAATACACGATTTTCCTCAGCTGCTACAAAAAGTTTATCACCTATTTGCTCAGGGAAGCCAATCAGAGAGTCTACATGATGAATATTGTCAACTACAAACAACAAAGTGATGTCAAAGAGAGATTTTGTGGTATATCGCAGACTTCCCTCTTCATTGTAGGTGAATATAAAATGCTCTTTTCTGGGCACAAACGGATTTGTCCTTCTGCACGATAACGCTGGTTTTGGCTGTGCCAGGACTATGTCACTGACACGACGAAGACCGCCTCTTTCTCGGACATAAATGGTGCTATTGTCCATAGTAAGGTCGCACTTTTAGAAGGGCTGCACGTTAAGTCAGCAAAAACTCGAAGTAGCTCACAAGCTAGCTATTAAATAGTGTCATCTCCTTGGCTAAAATTTGTATAAAAGGACACCCAAACCCTGCAGTTAAACTCTTTTACTGCTTTCTATTTTTTGCtccaaatatttcacattttacggAATTTGCTTTACTACTTGTATGTATTATGACAAAATATATTCCGGTTTTCCTACGGTAGCCGCCGTTCCTACAGTGCAAGCAAGTTACTGGCAGCTGTGCCTGCtcacttcaaagtaaaagttgattAATAACGaatgcttgttttttaaaaacgtCTTACCAAATTGCGAATTATAAGTAACAAGAATGTAACACTAGAAAACGTGTACACACTTTATAATGAACCTCTCAGGATATCACCaaaagtagtttaaaaaaaaaaaaatccaaaccctTATTTTGAAAAAGTTTAGGAAGAAGTCCTGTTTACATCCTTGATCTAGTCTGCTCCCGGAAGTGCCAACGTATACGACAGAAGTTAAATGATTTTTATGGGTTTGGAAGGATAATTTGGTAATTGATTTTCCAAAGATGATagctaaaacatatttttaaaagactGATACTCTTAatggttgtttttctgtcttaatCTGATTTTACAAAGTTAATGTCAAAGTAGTAGATGATGATCTGCTAAGTGAGAACTTGGTAGCTAACTCAGCTAACCCATAGCGTCTTTTTCCTTTATTGGTTATAGTGTGCGAAGTCTTAAGCATTCAGGGAGTTGGAAAAGTTGTGGTTCTTCATATCTTCCTGATGTTAAGTTGTTGCCCTTGTGCGACAATTAATTTCCAGTACGTTTGAGAAGGACCTCGCTGTCTGAATCCTTGTAAATGGCGTCGAAAAATGATCCGTTTCAATTTCAGGGTGAGTGTCAATCCTCCACTGTGTTATGGAAATttagttgtttatttttttgaaaactttAAGCTCACAAGAAGCTATCATTGGATGAATGACATTTTCCCATTAATCCATGTCAACTAACTAGAATTTGACGAAGCTGGCGATCTGTTGGAAGCCAACAGAGATGCAACTACTATCAGCATCGATGATGAAGATGTGAAGCCTCAGAAGCAAAGCACTGCGACTGGTTTCTCTTCTGAAGCTGATACTGAGGATCCACTTGCCAATGATGACCAGGCAGAGGTTAGGACAAGCCTTTGaatgtaatatattttattaacttttaagatttaatttaatttttcatcaaaCCCTTGAATTTAAGCTTCTATCAGGGCAAAAGAAAAGTCCCTCTTTCTGGTCTTTTGAGTACTACCAAAGGTTCTTTGACATCGAGACCCATcatgtaagttttttttttttctctaatttatCCACTGACTTTTTGGCACCATGTTTGCTAGGTCTCATCAGATTCCATATTTAGTGGTTTCTAATATTTCTTTCAGGTAAAGGAAAGGATAATTGGATCAATGATGCCATGGCCCAGAAAGAACTTTATTAATGTCTACCTCCGTAGAAATCCTGATCTCTATGGTTAGCTCTTCATAGTTTTAACAGATATGTctcaatcagattttttttgtatgacACTAGCTGTATTGTTCTTTGATGTTGTATTCTATTGGTAAATGCCATTTTCATGGAAACCCCCAATAAGGAAACAAGTTACATGTGTGTAACAACTGCTTTCAGGACCGTTCTGGATTTGCACCACTCTTGTGTTTGCCACCGCCATAAGTGGAAACATATCCAACTTTTTGGCCCACAAAGGCAATCGGGACTACAAATATACCCCAGAGTTTCGAAAAGGTTTGCTCCTCTTCACTCTCATACACGTTTACATTAAATATGGGAGGGAAACAGCCATTTCACACTGTAAGTTTTGATTCTTTATGTTTTCCAGTGACCATTGCTGCAACAATAATCTTCAGCTATGCTTGGTTAGTGCCTCTTGCCGTCTGGGGTTTTCTGCTATGGAGAAACAATAAGATGGTGAACTTGGTGTCATATGCCTTTATGGAGATTGTCTGTGTGTACGGCTATTCTCTTTCAATATATATACCTGCAGTGGTAAGaaattttggttttttgttttgtcttgtgttttgttttttcattttaaagtagtagTAACAAATGAAGCACTATACTAAATTTTAGGCATTTATATAACCTCCctaaaagaagatgcatatttAATTACATGATTTGCTGGTTTCTAGTTTATAACTTTATTTTCTTAATCAAGGTTCTGTGGATTCTCCCATTTAATTGGCTGAGTTGGTGCACCATTGTGGTGGCACTCTGCCTCTCTGGCTCAGTACTGGTTTTGACTTTCTGGCCTGCAGTCAGAGATGACCACCCCAGAGTTATGATAGCATTCCTGTCGGTGATTGTGTTGCTCAACATCCTGCTGGCTGTTGGTTGTAAGGTAAATGTGGCTACTTGTGATATTTAATGACaaaatagtatttgtgctaatcCAGCTATTTCATAACGCCTATCCAGCTGGATTTGGATAACAATGATTGACTCTTTCTCATTTATCCTCTATGATGTCAGCATGGCCAAGTTTTGAACCCACCTCTCCATTCGCCATTCGCAGATCCCATCACTTACACTGATATTTTGGCATTTGACTCCTCTGTGGGTTTTTGGGAAACAGATATACTTTATAGTGTCAAGTTGAATCCCTCTGGGGAGATGCGTTTCAGCGGAAACTGTGACTACATTACTACATGGTGTGAGAAAGGGCTGCTAGTAAACTTCCAATCATGAATACTGTCCGGTCCTCAGGGATATCATATGTCTCACCACATTGAAGTAATTAGTCTACAAACTAAGCCATGTCTGAACGCTTACCAAGATGAATGGCTTCCAGAAATCCTGTATTCTTTTCTCTATCCCTAAACATTTGCTCCACACTTACTTACAGCCTGGATTTCGTGCTGACCAGTTTCTCATAACATGTGTTTGCCCTGCCAGTGCTCCTTTGTACAAGTTCTTTGACACTTTTACTCATTTGGGTTTTCTTTTGCAGACCTACTTTTTTACTATTCCAGGGAACAAGACGGTAACGCCAACAAATTCGACAACATGAAAGACTTGCATTGTCTCGAGGTACCAATAGTGACACAGAAGCTTTTTAAGCTTTTACATATACACTGAAAATCTGATATGTATTTATTATATGTATCTacattgtgtttatttcatttgttgttTGCATATTTACACTCAGTAGTGTCACAAAGGAGGACTTTAATACATTATTGACCCATTTTCAGAGCTTTGGCTCACATGTGTGTCATTTTGACCTACTAAATCTGACACAGGACTTCCTGTACATGATTTTGCCGTGCCAAAGCAAATGTTATccccttttttgtctttttctttttttttttctttgaaattgCAGGCTCTCGTGTTGCCTTATTAGAGAGAATCAAGTTGCTGTGCTGATGAAGTCATGCAACGTCTGAATTTCACCTGAACTGGTACATCCGGTTTAACACCTTAACCCCTGTATCCTGAGTGCGTGTTTGGATCAGCTGTGTGACATCTGAAAATGCACAATAATAGTAAGggtgtgggttttgttttctttttacggGTACTGGGTTCTAAACGTCATGCATATAAATGGAGTatggtttaaaacaacaaaaaaggtaTATTTTAATATGACTTTTATACTTAatagttacatttttaaatatttctataACAACACATTTCATAAATGGTGACAGCATCGATGGCATGTATTTTTATATTCCTATAATGGGAAATGAATCATTTGTAAACAGAATTTTCTGTGTAAACAATTATACATATTGGTCTGTTAACCAAGGACTAACATTATTACACATGGAGCTGTCGTACGTTACTCCTAAGTTCCTACAAGTCCACCCAACTAATGCCAAAGACCTGTGCTAAACTTTTAAATGGTCATGTAAGTGTTTCTGGAATTAATTTGGTAATGTTTTTGATTGGAAGTGTGGAATTTATTGATTcatggagaaaaataaaacatggttATTGTGGGAAATGTTGTATTTGAATgtcattgttttatatttctAGTTCATTGCAGATCTTTAACACAAACTGAGACAGGTTTCCTTATATGAAATAAGTAGTTGCCTAATTGTTTCTTGTCATTCCTGCAGGAAATTGATATCCATCCCAGGTGTCATAGGTCAAAAgttaatattaattaaataataaatcttatatagtgcttttctactcaaaTTGAGCACTTTATGCAACATGTCTAATTCATCcattcacacattcatacaagcacttttttgtaTGTCTAAGTTCTATCTAACAGTCATACTCTGATGAACTCTGGGTGGTTGCATTGGATGAATGCTTAAAGTACTTCACGTGAATCTTCATTTTAGGCAGCCTTGAGTCACCCCGGCTCTCACGCCGTGTGCAATGTGACTCATTTCTTTGGGTTCCTAACTACTTTAGAGTTTGCCAATACATGTCAACagttggacattttaaatatttaaagaagaGATTGTAACTAATAGGTATAAGTTGAACATTTCAAAGAGATTATCTAACTTTAAAAGTGAGCCACTGCTACCGTTTTCCAGCTCATCCATCTAAACTGTCGCGTGGTCGAGCAAACCGATAGAATCTATCGTATCACCATTTGGATTCGCAGATCACCCGCAGTGGAAAATCTCACAGTATATATCCAAAGCTGACCACATGCAGGCACACGGTGTGTGGTCAGCACTTTACATTCAGTGGACCCACATAAAAGACTATGTTTAATATTTCCACTAATTAAGTAGAGCTACTTTTTTTGATTaattaacaaaacagaaaaaagtgttACTTGAACCTTTGTCAAAGGGATGGTGGCGTCCTAATTAATGGTCATTCTAGCCCCAGCTTTGAGTTACACAGGAGCTGCCTGTCAAACAGGTAACCCTGTTGGAGGAATGTCACCTGCCTCAGTCTCAGAAGTCTAGACAGCTGCACATGCTTGTAGATTTATCAGCACAACACAGGAGGACTTGATTTGCTATTTGTTCTCATTTTTGGGGAATgccttttaattattttttataactatagacatatatatatatatatattgtgacTTGAAGACCTTTCCATAGGATGGCCACGTCAAATGGCAAAGGTGAAAAAGTGTCCAAATTTGAGATGCTGAAACTTTTGGAGAAATGCAGGAAAGAAAGGGACGATGCCGTGCACAAAGAAAGCGTTCTCAGAGAGAAGCTCAGGCAGTATGAGTCAAGGATGCGTTCAACAGAGGCTATGAAACAGAAACTGAAGACTTTGACTCTGGACAACAGGGAGCTGAGGAAACAGGTGAAGGCTCTTCGTACTGAAATTGGACTTGAGTGCAGCCCTAAGTTCAATGGAAAGACCACCAAGGACATAATCAATGACTTGCATGAAAAAGAACGTGAGTGCAACTCCCTGGTGGAAAAGGCTGGAAAACTGAGTCTGACCATTGATGGCTTGACCTCAGAGTTGGCAAATACAGTCACCTCTAAAACACTTTTAGAGGATCAAGTGCAGTCATTACAGCAAAATCTCAAGGATATGACAAATAACCAGCGTCGTCTGCTTAAGCTGTGGGAAGACAAGAAGTCCCAGAGGGAACAGCTTGCCCTGCCTGCAA comes from the Oreochromis aureus strain Israel breed Guangdong linkage group 18, ZZ_aureus, whole genome shotgun sequence genome and includes:
- the lrrc42 gene encoding leucine-rich repeat-containing protein 42 isoform X2, which gives rise to MDNSTIYVRERGGLRRVSDIVLAQPKPALSCRRTNPFVPRKEHFIFTYNEEGSLRYTTKSLFDITLLFVVDNIHHVDSLIGFPEQIGDKLFVAAEENRVFLNPEISSKALQLFSDAYGGMVLESLCLRNRFPLLHERMDEIKTFHSLKSLDLFGCKLGDNHELFQHLTSTSLASLIQLFIGSNSLSDAGLQRLTAPIRMMHKGLDSLQLLDISYNNISERALGYLTCLPKLANLDVSGTSLKLGTELKATMSNLLGLIYSEKPLDTFEHSRCKTEGWAEQVVNQWEMNSSQMPKQKKVEESRISALRFFGRQKFVRTVLNARPLTHKSTEEDKSERLHFYRPANSDVREKQVSSRANDLETPCHDPRKRRLQSETCDTSHESPLGKRSSSLTLTAEDIDLLNSY
- the lrrc42 gene encoding leucine-rich repeat-containing protein 42 isoform X1, which produces MDNSTIYVRERGGLRRVSDIVLAQPKPALSCRRTNPFVPRKEHFIFTYNEEGSLRYTTKSLFDITLLFVVDNIHHVDSLIGFPEQIGDKLFVAAEENRVFLNPEISSKALQLFSDAYGGMVLESLCLRNRFPLLHERMDEIKTFHSLKSLDLFGCKLGDNHELFQHLTSTSLASSLIQLFIGSNSLSDAGLQRLTAPIRMMHKGLDSLQLLDISYNNISERALGYLTCLPKLANLDVSGTSLKLGTELKATMSNLLGLIYSEKPLDTFEHSRCKTEGWAEQVVNQWEMNSSQMPKQKKVEESRISALRFFGRQKFVRTVLNARPLTHKSTEEDKSERLHFYRPANSDVREKQVSSRANDLETPCHDPRKRRLQSETCDTSHESPLGKRSSSLTLTAEDIDLLNSY
- the yipf1 gene encoding protein YIPF1; amino-acid sequence: MASKNDPFQFQEFDEAGDLLEANRDATTISIDDEDVKPQKQSTATGFSSEADTEDPLANDDQAELLSGQKKSPSFWSFEYYQRFFDIETHHVKERIIGSMMPWPRKNFINVYLRRNPDLYGPFWICTTLVFATAISGNISNFLAHKGNRDYKYTPEFRKVTIAATIIFSYAWLVPLAVWGFLLWRNNKMVNLVSYAFMEIVCVYGYSLSIYIPAVVLWILPFNWLSWCTIVVALCLSGSVLVLTFWPAVRDDHPRVMIAFLSVIVLLNILLAVGCKTYFFTIPGNKTVTPTNSTT
- the zgc:113691 gene encoding uncharacterized protein zgc:113691, whose amino-acid sequence is MATSNGKGEKVSKFEMLKLLEKCRKERDDAVHKESVLREKLRQYESRMRSTEAMKQKLKTLTLDNRELRKQVKALRTEIGLECSPKFNGKTTKDIINDLHEKERECNSLVEKAGKLSLTIDGLTSELANTVTSKTLLEDQVQSLQQNLKDMTNNQRRLLKLWEDKKSQREQLALPAIIQKPGLKPPAHKAVQTDMSISSTQKLPANAFEIKPFSRDSDKNTVLDKHSFPSYGNGYSHGKKAFVHDEAKGIQN